A window of the Phycicoccus sp. M110.8 genome harbors these coding sequences:
- a CDS encoding Fic family protein yields the protein MVDVASSLTALGELPGIPEKVAAARQACEQLRWHEALRRRIPEAAAESRVRGAQASAALEGATVPLDLVRDVVRGAAQWPLEPDPVEQVARSAVQATAESEHVRALVSSAPLQALARLHVAAAAGLVAADQLGRPRTGDEVSAEFTDLGPAPDAASLAARLESLTAVLTVDAAVPALVVAAVAHAEVVTARPFVRGNGVVARALARAVVQARGLDPTGVAVVEAGHAAQGGPAYLGALAAYATGSGAGVGLWIEHSADALVAAAGAGVEVCDAVRAGRLT from the coding sequence GTGGTCGACGTCGCCTCCTCCCTCACCGCCCTGGGCGAGCTGCCCGGCATACCCGAGAAGGTCGCGGCCGCGCGGCAGGCGTGCGAGCAGCTGCGTTGGCACGAGGCGCTGCGCCGACGGATCCCTGAAGCGGCGGCGGAGTCGCGGGTGCGCGGTGCCCAGGCGAGCGCCGCCCTCGAGGGGGCGACCGTGCCGCTCGACCTGGTCCGCGACGTGGTGCGCGGAGCGGCGCAGTGGCCCCTCGAGCCGGACCCCGTCGAGCAGGTGGCCCGGAGCGCGGTCCAGGCGACCGCCGAGAGCGAGCACGTGCGGGCGCTCGTCTCGTCGGCGCCCCTGCAGGCCCTGGCGCGGCTGCACGTCGCCGCGGCCGCCGGCCTCGTGGCCGCCGACCAGCTCGGTCGCCCGCGCACGGGGGACGAGGTCAGCGCGGAGTTCACCGACCTCGGGCCCGCCCCGGACGCCGCGTCGCTGGCGGCGCGGCTCGAGTCCCTGACCGCGGTCCTCACCGTCGACGCGGCCGTGCCCGCCCTCGTCGTCGCGGCCGTCGCCCACGCGGAGGTGGTCACGGCGCGGCCGTTCGTGCGTGGTAACGGCGTGGTCGCCCGGGCGCTGGCCCGCGCGGTCGTCCAGGCCCGTGGGCTCGACCCCACGGGAGTCGCGGTCGTGGAGGCGGGCCACGCCGCCCAGGGCGGGCCGGCGTACCTCGGTGCGCTCGCGGCATACGCCACCGGCTCCGGCGCAGGAGTGGGGCTGTGGATCGAGCACAGCGCCGACGCGCTCGTCGCGGCGGCCGGTGCCGGGGTCGAGGTCTGCGACGCCGTCCGCGCCGGCCGGCTGACCTGA
- a CDS encoding histidine kinase — MSGSFSVPTAIVVAGAMALLYALVRLVHQGRSARRGFVSDVDQATYRTLHTASLAARHLQDGLTPEGTAKAARHLRSLLGAPAVAVCDGTGLVAADGLPDQHTAAAPQHAAEVLRSGRTIVLGPDRVQCPDPDCPVRTAVVAPVVTGDRVVAAITAYGPQASAGLARATEEVAGWMATQAELAELGHQRSRAMEAELRALRAQISPHFIYNALAAIATFVRTDPARARELLLEFADFTRYALRRGGAFTTLAEELRNVERYLTLEQARFGDRLRISLLVAPEVLPVTVPYLAIQPLVENAVRHGLAGKEGGGQVRIVATDDGAAATITVEDDGVGSDPVVVRAALDGHADADSIGLGNVDARLRQVYGDDFGLVVETAPGAGTKVTFRVPKYAPGVHATT; from the coding sequence GTGTCGGGCAGCTTCTCCGTCCCCACCGCCATCGTCGTCGCGGGCGCGATGGCGCTCCTCTACGCGCTGGTGCGGCTGGTCCACCAGGGCCGCAGCGCCCGCCGCGGGTTCGTCTCCGACGTGGACCAGGCCACCTACCGCACGCTGCACACCGCCTCCCTCGCCGCCCGGCACCTGCAGGACGGGCTCACTCCCGAGGGCACCGCCAAGGCGGCCCGCCACCTTCGCAGCCTGCTCGGCGCACCGGCGGTCGCCGTGTGCGACGGCACGGGGCTCGTGGCGGCCGACGGACTCCCCGACCAGCACACCGCCGCGGCCCCGCAGCACGCGGCCGAGGTCCTGCGCTCGGGCCGCACCATCGTCCTGGGCCCGGACCGGGTGCAGTGCCCGGACCCCGACTGCCCGGTGCGCACCGCTGTCGTGGCCCCAGTCGTCACCGGCGACCGCGTGGTGGCGGCCATCACGGCATACGGGCCGCAGGCGTCGGCGGGGCTCGCCCGGGCGACCGAGGAGGTGGCGGGCTGGATGGCGACCCAGGCCGAGCTCGCCGAGCTCGGCCACCAGCGCAGCCGGGCCATGGAGGCCGAGCTGCGCGCCCTGCGCGCCCAGATCAGCCCGCACTTCATCTACAACGCCCTCGCGGCGATCGCGACGTTCGTCCGGACCGACCCGGCCCGGGCGCGCGAGCTGCTGCTGGAGTTCGCGGACTTCACCCGGTACGCGCTGCGGCGCGGCGGCGCGTTCACCACCCTCGCCGAGGAGCTGCGGAACGTCGAGCGGTACCTCACCCTCGAGCAGGCGCGGTTCGGCGACCGGCTGCGGATCTCGCTGCTGGTGGCCCCCGAGGTGCTGCCGGTCACCGTGCCCTACCTCGCGATCCAGCCACTGGTCGAGAACGCCGTGCGCCACGGCCTCGCCGGCAAGGAGGGCGGCGGCCAGGTGCGGATCGTCGCCACGGACGACGGAGCCGCGGCGACCATCACGGTCGAGGACGACGGCGTCGGCTCCGACCCGGTCGTCGTCCGGGCTGCGCTCGACGGCCACGCCGACGCCGACAGCATCGGGCTCGGCAACGTCGACGCCCGGCTGCGCCAGGTCTACGGCGACGACTTCGGCCTCGTCGTCGAGACCGCCCCGGGCGCGGGCACCAAGGTCACCTTCCGGGTGCCCAAGTACGCGCCCGGCGTCCACGCCACCACGTAG